The Candidatus Poribacteria bacterium genome has a segment encoding these proteins:
- a CDS encoding transposase has protein sequence MRKRRKFIPEFKAKVVLEALRKETSHAELCQRYNLSEDQLSKWKRQLLENAETLFQSTQKPPKEEQQRIAHLEKQVRKLRVAIDIHKKAEAFLNASKKD, from the coding sequence ATGCGGAAACGCAGGAAATTCATCCCCGAATTTAAAGCGAAAGTCGTTCTTGAGGCACTCCGCAAGGAAACTTCACACGCGGAACTGTGTCAGCGATATAACCTCAGTGAAGATCAACTCTCGAAGTGGAAGCGTCAACTTCTTGAAAATGCGGAAACCCTCTTTCAATCTACACAGAAGCCACCCAAGGAAGAACAGCAGCGGATCGCACACCTGGAGAAACAGGTTCGGAAATTGAGGGTGGCAATCGACATCCATAAAAAAGCAGAGGCTTTTTTGAACGCTTCAAAGAAGGATTGA
- the cysK gene encoding cysteine synthase A — protein MRIAKNLTDLIGNTPTIRLNALTGKDDATIFAKLEAYNPGGSIKDRISYAMVVDAEERGILRKGDTIVEPTAGNTGLGLSIVGIARGYPVTLTMPENVSREKYELLSAFGAKIVLTPEHGGMASAIWEAEEIIRRHARHYMPNQFTNPANPEIHRRTTAVEILKAIGSNIDFIVIGVGTGGTLTGVGEVLKTECPHVKVVAVEPRVSAVLSGGPPNPTRIDGLGAGMIPEVLNVDVIDEVITVSEEEAYQTMKSISTSEGVLVGMSSGANVYAALQVAKDQGPDKTVVTILPDTGERYFSLSRYFEIESDIMEALP, from the coding sequence ATGAGAATCGCCAAAAATCTGACAGACCTCATCGGGAATACACCAACGATCCGTCTGAATGCCCTGACCGGTAAGGACGATGCAACTATTTTCGCGAAATTGGAGGCATATAATCCCGGCGGCAGCATCAAGGATAGGATTAGTTATGCGATGGTCGTCGATGCGGAAGAACGCGGTATCCTCAGAAAAGGAGATACCATCGTTGAGCCTACCGCGGGTAACACAGGTTTGGGACTCTCTATCGTGGGTATCGCGAGAGGGTATCCTGTCACTTTGACGATGCCGGAGAACGTCAGTCGTGAAAAATACGAACTCCTTTCCGCCTTCGGCGCGAAAATCGTGCTAACACCCGAACACGGGGGTATGGCAAGTGCCATCTGGGAGGCAGAAGAGATTATCAGACGGCACGCACGGCACTATATGCCGAACCAGTTCACGAATCCTGCGAACCCGGAGATCCATCGACGCACGACTGCGGTCGAAATTCTTAAAGCCATCGGTAGCAACATCGATTTTATTGTTATCGGGGTTGGAACAGGCGGCACATTGACAGGCGTTGGAGAAGTGTTGAAGACAGAGTGTCCGCATGTGAAAGTTGTCGCAGTGGAACCGCGGGTTTCAGCCGTGCTTTCCGGGGGTCCTCCGAATCCGACGCGAATTGATGGTCTCGGCGCGGGAATGATTCCTGAAGTGCTCAATGTAGATGTCATTGATGAAGTCATCACGGTCTCCGAAGAAGAAGCCTATCAAACAATGAAATCCATTTCAACAAGCGAAGGTGTGTTAGTCGGTATGTCGTCGGGTGCGAATGTTTACGCTGCCTTACAGGTTGCAAAAGATCAAGGACCGGATAAAACTGTCGTTACGATCCTCCCTGACACAGGGGAACGTTATTTCAGCTTGAGTCGTTACTTTGAAATCGAATCGGACATCATGGAGGCACTCCCTTAA
- a CDS encoding phosphoadenylyl-sulfate reductase: MKPIDKELNYSVDDALCQEIALTEAPQEILFSLFKRFKERAAIVTSGQLSGMVLIHLAAENQLPFRVCTLDTLRLFPETYTFLEQVEARYGIQIEQIQPDPEEVRQMVTAHGEYLFFDSKAKQEYCCHMRKVRPMQRLLETVDVWITGLRRDQSDARQQLRRSEIISSTKHPVLKVNPLIQWTTDEVWQFVRDNEIPVNPLLEADAEGHYYESLGCVICTTPIKPGESKRAGRWRWQNAPTSEENTKECGLHYSI; encoded by the coding sequence ATGAAGCCAATTGACAAAGAATTGAATTATTCAGTAGACGACGCTCTCTGTCAAGAAATTGCCTTGACGGAGGCCCCTCAAGAAATCCTTTTCTCTCTGTTTAAGCGGTTCAAAGAACGCGCTGCGATCGTCACGAGTGGACAACTTTCCGGCATGGTGCTGATTCATCTCGCTGCTGAGAACCAATTGCCGTTCCGAGTCTGTACGCTTGACACACTTCGACTCTTCCCTGAGACCTACACTTTCCTTGAACAGGTGGAAGCGCGTTACGGTATCCAGATCGAACAGATCCAACCCGATCCCGAAGAAGTCCGTCAAATGGTGACAGCGCACGGGGAATATCTGTTTTTTGACAGTAAAGCGAAGCAGGAATACTGTTGTCACATGCGAAAAGTGCGTCCGATGCAACGGCTCTTGGAAACAGTGGATGTCTGGATAACGGGTCTACGGCGAGATCAGTCGGATGCCAGACAACAACTCCGAAGATCGGAAATTATATCCTCAACGAAACACCCAGTGCTTAAGGTGAATCCGCTTATTCAGTGGACAACGGATGAGGTGTGGCAGTTTGTCCGTGACAACGAAATTCCCGTGAATCCGTTGCTCGAAGCGGATGCCGAAGGTCATTATTATGAATCGCTTGGGTGTGTCATTTGCACAACACCTATAAAGCCGGGTGAATCGAAACGCGCGGGACGGTGGCGTTGGCAGAACGCACCCACTTCAGAAGAAAATACCAAAGAGTGTGGACTCCACTACTCGATTTAA
- a CDS encoding MoaD/ThiS family protein: MSVTVRIPTPLRRLTQNLAEVEAEGANIEGIIDNLEVNYPGMKERLCDDGGNIRRFVNIYLNDEDIRFLDGKATAVEDDAEISIIPAIAGGLF; encoded by the coding sequence ATGTCTGTAACAGTCCGTATTCCAACCCCGCTGAGACGCTTGACGCAAAACTTGGCAGAGGTTGAAGCAGAAGGTGCCAATATTGAAGGCATCATTGATAACCTTGAAGTCAACTATCCAGGGATGAAAGAACGTCTCTGTGATGACGGCGGCAATATCCGTCGGTTTGTAAATATCTATCTCAACGATGAAGACATCCGCTTCCTTGATGGAAAAGCGACCGCTGTCGAAGATGATGCCGAAATCTCAATTATTCCAGCGATCGCTGGCGGACTTTTTTAA
- a CDS encoding M67 family metallopeptidase, with the protein MITLKQETLSEICDHAKSEFPNECCGVILGTETQEFVRKCRNIQNQLHQEDPDTYPRDARTAYVIHPDDLIAVHKEADTQQRQIKAFYHSHPNHEAYFSEKDKADAIVWDEPAYPGATYLVISVYDTEIRAVKAFAWDETAKDFTEIDGPFEET; encoded by the coding sequence ATGATAACTTTGAAGCAAGAAACCCTCAGCGAGATTTGTGACCACGCGAAATCGGAGTTTCCCAATGAATGTTGCGGTGTCATTCTGGGGACCGAAACGCAAGAATTCGTCCGGAAATGCCGAAACATACAGAACCAACTGCATCAGGAGGACCCAGACACATATCCACGCGATGCTCGCACAGCCTACGTCATACATCCTGATGATTTAATCGCCGTCCACAAAGAGGCTGACACACAGCAACGACAAATTAAGGCGTTCTACCACTCACATCCAAATCACGAGGCGTACTTCTCGGAAAAAGACAAAGCAGATGCAATCGTATGGGATGAACCCGCTTATCCGGGTGCCACATATCTGGTTATCTCCGTTTACGACACCGAAATACGCGCAGTAAAGGCCTTCGCGTGGGACGAAACCGCGAAAGATTTTACTGAGATTGACGGTCCATTTGAAGAAACCTAA
- a CDS encoding Gfo/Idh/MocA family oxidoreductase, giving the protein MERIRLGYIGCGFMAQKVHIPNFTSIPDCELIGLAEVRTELGKRVQTRFGIPQLYRDHDELAQNPDIEAVAVSADFALQGEIARDLLLSGKHVFMEKPMAVSVEQAEAIVAASQKSGKKLMVGYMKRYDAGNEIVKARVAQFRETNELGRLTYARNHGFGGDWVCNLDTHMDGTTETKPSAPVKTPEWIPEQYRGSYLGYLQQYTHNINLMRWFLDAGDKVSVKVVDLDANGYSGIVIFDMDGIRVTLETGHVSHYRWDEHSQIYFENGWVHTWAPPLLLKNTPAEVEVYRAGEEQEITRPIPRPSWTWAYHREAEYFVANVRNDKPFRSSAEDTLTDVRLFEDIYRIFVEQQNGM; this is encoded by the coding sequence ATGGAAAGAATTCGATTGGGTTATATCGGCTGTGGATTCATGGCACAGAAGGTCCACATCCCAAATTTTACAAGCATCCCCGACTGCGAACTCATTGGACTCGCAGAGGTGCGTACGGAACTCGGGAAAAGAGTCCAGACCCGTTTCGGTATTCCCCAACTTTACCGGGACCATGATGAACTCGCGCAAAACCCCGATATTGAAGCAGTCGCGGTATCTGCGGACTTCGCATTACAAGGTGAAATCGCGAGGGACCTCCTTCTGTCAGGTAAGCACGTCTTCATGGAGAAACCGATGGCTGTCTCCGTTGAACAAGCCGAGGCGATTGTAGCAGCGTCACAAAAGTCTGGCAAAAAGTTGATGGTCGGCTACATGAAACGATACGATGCCGGAAACGAGATCGTCAAGGCAAGAGTCGCGCAATTCCGAGAAACAAACGAACTCGGACGCTTGACGTATGCAAGGAATCACGGATTCGGTGGGGATTGGGTGTGTAATCTCGATACCCACATGGATGGCACAACAGAAACGAAGCCGAGCGCACCCGTCAAAACCCCAGAATGGATACCGGAGCAGTACCGAGGTTCTTATTTGGGATACCTCCAACAGTACACGCATAATATCAATCTGATGCGCTGGTTTCTTGATGCTGGCGACAAAGTGAGCGTCAAAGTCGTTGATTTGGACGCGAATGGTTATTCTGGTATTGTTATCTTCGATATGGACGGGATTCGTGTGACGTTAGAGACCGGACATGTCTCGCATTACCGCTGGGATGAGCACAGTCAAATCTATTTTGAGAACGGATGGGTCCATACGTGGGCACCCCCGTTACTTTTGAAAAACACGCCTGCAGAGGTCGAGGTCTATCGTGCTGGGGAAGAACAGGAAATCACCCGTCCGATTCCGAGACCAAGCTGGACCTGGGCATATCACAGAGAAGCAGAATACTTTGTGGCGAATGTCCGCAACGATAAACCTTTCCGCTCTTCAGCCGAGGATACCCTCACAGATGTCAGACTCTTTGAAGACATCTACCGAATCTTCGTCGAACAGCAAAATGGCATGTAG
- a CDS encoding HEAT repeat domain-containing protein: MSQQQEFGETCPSCGNTNLRRLDGNSWFCLDCDWDNLGVIPTGNDELLTSLLHGDIHSRRLAAQALINIGDADRHLAALTDANALLEALDDEDADVRYFVAVALGKLEASLSLGKLKQLARDDASALVREGAKTAVEQIESRHAS; the protein is encoded by the coding sequence ATGAGTCAGCAACAAGAATTTGGGGAAACCTGCCCCTCGTGTGGAAATACGAATCTCCGTCGGTTGGATGGCAATTCATGGTTCTGTTTGGATTGTGACTGGGATAACTTGGGGGTTATCCCGACAGGGAACGACGAATTGCTCACCTCTCTCCTGCACGGAGACATCCATTCGCGGCGGCTCGCCGCGCAAGCATTGATTAATATCGGTGATGCCGACCGACACCTTGCCGCACTCACGGATGCGAACGCACTCTTAGAAGCACTGGACGACGAAGATGCCGATGTTCGCTATTTCGTCGCGGTCGCTCTCGGTAAACTGGAGGCGAGTCTGAGTCTCGGTAAACTGAAACAACTCGCCCGAGACGATGCCTCCGCACTCGTGCGGGAAGGGGCTAAAACCGCCGTTGAACAGATAGAATCGCGCCACGCGTCTTAA
- a CDS encoding phytanoyl-CoA dioxygenase family protein, which produces MLTAEQIAFFQEHGYLVLKNLIDPEIIEGWRTQIWEHFNSSLETPETWPSDYVVQNFSFSPLFGQLPVMQEITEQLGGGQFTGGGGSPLVKWPAPEEKWSMPGSGHIDAYGPGGWSPFMIGATTYLYDVKPGGGAFVFWPQSHYSTHKYFLQYPEQIDGSFYDIEEWGWHVLSDLSPEGPREFIGAAGDVVLWHAFLCHTGSANVKDTPRFGIFARYSHKKREEIKYEIPEDLWKYWVI; this is translated from the coding sequence ATGCTTACAGCAGAACAGATAGCATTTTTTCAGGAACACGGATACCTTGTCCTTAAGAATTTAATCGATCCCGAGATAATTGAGGGATGGCGAACCCAGATATGGGAGCATTTTAATTCCAGTTTGGAAACACCGGAGACATGGCCCAGCGATTATGTGGTGCAGAACTTCAGTTTCTCGCCCTTGTTTGGACAGTTGCCTGTGATGCAAGAGATTACCGAGCAGCTCGGGGGTGGGCAATTTACAGGGGGTGGTGGTTCACCCCTCGTCAAATGGCCCGCCCCTGAAGAGAAATGGTCGATGCCCGGTAGCGGACACATTGACGCATACGGTCCCGGTGGCTGGAGTCCGTTTATGATCGGGGCAACAACTTATCTCTATGATGTCAAACCCGGCGGGGGTGCCTTCGTCTTTTGGCCCCAGAGCCACTATTCAACCCACAAATACTTCCTGCAATATCCGGAACAGATCGATGGCAGTTTTTACGATATTGAGGAGTGGGGATGGCATGTGCTGTCAGATTTATCCCCAGAAGGACCGCGTGAGTTTATCGGGGCTGCGGGTGATGTCGTGCTGTGGCATGCGTTTCTCTGCCATACCGGGTCAGCAAATGTCAAAGATACTCCCCGTTTTGGGATCTTCGCACGCTACTCCCATAAAAAACGGGAGGAGATTAAATACGAAATTCCAGAAGACCTCTGGAAATATTGGGTTATTTGA
- a CDS encoding phytanoyl-CoA dioxygenase family protein: MLTPEQIVFFQENGYLILKNLIDPEVVDGWRTQVWDHFNSSLETPETWPNDYEIPGFTFSPLFGHLPVMQGITEQLGGGQFFTGGGGSPIIKWPNPKQDWALPNDGHIDAYGAVAGWSPFMLGATTYLYDAKPKSGAFIFWPRSHRSTHTYFRQYPEQIDGSFYDIEGWGWHVLSDLSPEGPCEFIGAAGDVVLWHAFLCHTGSENVRDVPRFGLFARYAHNKQEEIKYEIPEDLWKYWAI; encoded by the coding sequence ATGCTCACACCCGAACAGATAGTATTTTTTCAGGAAAACGGATACCTTATCCTTAAGAATTTAATCGACCCTGAAGTGGTTGACGGATGGCGGACGCAGGTATGGGACCATTTTAATTCCAGCTTAGAAACGCCAGAGACGTGGCCCAACGACTATGAGATTCCGGGTTTCACCTTCTCACCGTTATTTGGGCATCTGCCTGTGATGCAAGGGATCACCGAGCAACTTGGGGGCGGACAATTTTTTACAGGCGGTGGCGGCTCACCGATTATCAAATGGCCCAATCCTAAACAAGACTGGGCACTGCCCAACGACGGACACATCGATGCGTATGGTGCTGTCGCTGGCTGGAGTCCCTTTATGTTGGGGGCAACGACCTATCTCTATGATGCTAAACCCAAAAGTGGGGCTTTCATCTTTTGGCCCCGCAGTCACCGGTCAACCCACACGTATTTCCGCCAATACCCAGAGCAGATTGATGGCAGTTTCTACGATATTGAGGGGTGGGGTTGGCACGTACTCTCGGATTTATCGCCGGAGGGACCCTGTGAGTTTATTGGTGCGGCGGGTGATGTTGTGTTGTGGCACGCCTTTCTCTGCCACACCGGATCGGAAAATGTGAGAGACGTTCCCCGTTTCGGTCTCTTTGCACGGTATGCGCATAACAAACAGGAGGAGATTAAATACGAAATTCCAGAGGATCTCTGGAAATATTGGGCAATTTAA
- a CDS encoding radical SAM protein, translated as MTDTKVQAVSWNITRLCNLKCTHCYLPAGFVDTNEVANGNFHLSDIQGSHEYTRDAELSQAQCFRVIDEIAEINPHILLILTGGEPLLRPDILEISKYASDTGFLVVMGTNGVLLNDSVVEKMQQHGVTGAGISLDSIQPANHDRFRGMEGAWKATMNGVEALKRAQLDFLVQTSVTQWNYDEIPEIVEYAYQLGAKVLNLYFLVRTGRGKTVMDITPAQYEKAFETFFELQAAYAGKMLIAAKCAPHYKRVIYEQKSDSAFLQGYPSGTCPCGIYYCRITPEGDLTPCPYLPVSVGNLKDESFVKLWNESKTFQELRNRDLLEGKCGACEFKEVCGGCRARAYATTGNYLAEDASCEYQPGQYGTPPVQIEKKIAFATETDYDLQWTPAAEKRLKRVPSFARGMVVKSVEKYAREHGHREVTPELMQAVKKRFDKTGIPSFRPKRF; from the coding sequence ATGACAGACACAAAAGTCCAAGCAGTTTCATGGAATATCACCCGATTGTGTAATCTAAAGTGCACACACTGTTACCTTCCCGCAGGATTTGTAGACACAAACGAGGTGGCGAACGGAAACTTCCACCTATCCGATATTCAAGGCTCTCATGAATACACCAGGGACGCGGAATTGAGCCAAGCACAGTGTTTTCGCGTCATTGATGAGATAGCCGAAATCAACCCGCACATCCTCCTGATTCTCACTGGTGGTGAACCCTTATTACGCCCGGATATCTTGGAAATATCGAAGTATGCCTCCGATACCGGGTTTCTTGTTGTAATGGGCACAAACGGCGTCCTTTTGAACGATAGCGTCGTCGAGAAGATGCAGCAGCACGGTGTTACCGGGGCAGGTATTAGCCTCGACTCTATCCAGCCGGCAAACCATGATCGGTTTCGTGGAATGGAGGGCGCGTGGAAAGCCACGATGAACGGTGTAGAAGCACTCAAACGCGCACAACTCGACTTCCTCGTTCAGACCTCCGTGACACAGTGGAATTACGACGAGATTCCAGAAATTGTAGAATACGCGTATCAACTCGGTGCGAAGGTGCTGAATCTTTACTTCCTCGTCCGAACCGGAAGGGGTAAGACGGTGATGGACATTACACCCGCACAATACGAAAAAGCGTTTGAAACGTTTTTCGAGTTACAGGCGGCGTATGCTGGAAAAATGCTCATCGCCGCGAAATGCGCACCACATTACAAACGCGTCATCTATGAACAAAAATCCGACTCTGCGTTCCTTCAAGGTTACCCCAGTGGCACCTGTCCGTGTGGTATCTACTACTGCCGTATCACGCCTGAAGGCGATCTGACCCCTTGTCCCTATCTACCTGTTAGTGTCGGTAACCTCAAAGATGAGAGTTTCGTCAAACTCTGGAATGAATCGAAGACCTTTCAGGAGCTGCGAAATCGGGATTTGCTTGAGGGGAAATGCGGCGCGTGTGAATTCAAAGAAGTTTGCGGCGGTTGCAGGGCGCGTGCATACGCCACGACTGGCAACTATCTTGCCGAAGACGCGTCGTGTGAATATCAGCCCGGTCAATATGGCACACCGCCTGTCCAAATAGAAAAAAAGATTGCTTTTGCAACGGAAACCGATTACGATTTACAGTGGACACCCGCAGCGGAAAAAAGGTTGAAGCGTGTGCCGTCATTTGCGCGGGGGATGGTCGTCAAAAGCGTTGAAAAATACGCACGCGAACACGGGCATCGCGAGGTTACCCCTGAACTGATGCAAGCCGTCAAGAAACGATTTGATAAAACGGGTATCCCATCTTTCAGACCGAAACGTTTTTAA
- a CDS encoding EamA family transporter codes for MLFLVLNIVLLSGFGLFLKHAKDNQQRLNPIGFVNYLVASFISIWVLSQEQDFEFSKLTFALGISNGVTYAAGFELFTLGIRLSGIVVTAALVRLSIVVPIVVSMLFWKEIPNLWQAIGLLLTFVAIPLLSQREKEPTYTFTPDRPEVPQGLGFAVAITILIITGISRLTMKAFNEMCPVDEKSLYMSLLFGVATLIYLGICLYQKTWPNWWEVFYGVLIGICNVAGSWALLIALDKVSALIAFPMSSSGGVLFTMFVGMVFLHERLGRIPLIGALLAMVALIFVNLKP; via the coding sequence ATGCTTTTCCTTGTTCTCAACATCGTCCTACTTTCCGGCTTTGGGCTCTTTCTCAAGCATGCCAAGGATAATCAACAACGCTTAAATCCGATCGGCTTTGTCAATTATCTTGTTGCTTCCTTTATCAGCATCTGGGTTCTGTCACAGGAACAGGATTTTGAATTCTCAAAGTTAACCTTCGCCTTAGGTATATCAAACGGTGTGACCTACGCTGCCGGGTTTGAGTTGTTTACGCTTGGAATCCGACTCAGTGGGATTGTTGTCACGGCGGCACTCGTTAGGCTATCGATCGTGGTCCCGATTGTAGTGTCGATGCTGTTCTGGAAGGAGATCCCCAATCTCTGGCAAGCCATAGGACTCCTCTTAACCTTCGTGGCGATTCCGCTCCTCAGCCAGCGGGAAAAGGAGCCAACCTACACATTTACGCCTGACAGACCGGAAGTGCCGCAAGGTCTGGGGTTCGCCGTTGCGATTACGATCCTGATTATCACCGGTATCTCACGACTCACCATGAAAGCCTTCAACGAAATGTGCCCTGTTGATGAGAAATCCCTTTACATGAGTCTGTTGTTCGGTGTTGCCACACTTATCTATCTGGGGATATGCCTCTATCAGAAAACGTGGCCGAATTGGTGGGAGGTCTTCTACGGTGTGTTAATAGGTATCTGTAATGTCGCTGGAAGTTGGGCGCTCCTCATCGCACTGGACAAGGTGAGTGCGTTGATTGCGTTTCCGATGTCAAGTTCGGGGGGTGTGCTGTTCACGATGTTCGTTGGTATGGTATTCCTCCATGAGCGGTTGGGGCGAATCCCTCTCATCGGGGCATTACTCGCAATGGTTGCCCTGATTTTCGTCAATTTGAAACCGTGA
- a CDS encoding Gfo/Idh/MocA family oxidoreductase — translation MVRIGVVGVGGMGNAHCNSLPNVENCEFVGVADLRLDAAEAVAQRHQIRAFQDYHELFAVVDAVVVATPPIAHTQVIVDAAAAGVHAFCEKPLSLTLADADTMIEASDKAGTHLMVGQVLRFYPVHELGRQMIDAGDIGDITYIETDYTGPYNAPRNRPESWYGTVGGLLENGIHKSDLINWFGGTAITVAAEVGSFSGHDDWEDYTVSLIRYDSGAVGILRWGGFLGARGTNETIIDGSEGSLRLDMAADLAYLKKRGEDWKEIVPDRDGPHGVVGELTHFVDCVRENRTPMIDGRGGKHAVEVVLATYESAKEGTKVALPME, via the coding sequence ATGGTTCGCATAGGTGTAGTCGGAGTCGGGGGCATGGGAAACGCCCATTGCAACTCGCTCCCGAATGTTGAAAATTGTGAATTTGTAGGTGTAGCAGATCTCCGCTTGGACGCAGCAGAAGCCGTCGCCCAACGGCATCAGATTCGCGCCTTCCAAGACTATCACGAATTGTTTGCTGTTGTGGATGCCGTCGTCGTTGCAACACCGCCTATCGCGCATACGCAGGTAATCGTTGATGCCGCTGCGGCGGGCGTGCATGCGTTCTGCGAGAAACCGCTCTCATTGACCCTCGCAGATGCAGACACAATGATCGAGGCATCGGACAAGGCGGGAACACACCTGATGGTCGGGCAGGTGTTACGTTTCTATCCTGTCCACGAACTCGGTAGGCAGATGATCGATGCCGGTGACATCGGAGACATTACCTACATAGAGACTGATTACACGGGTCCCTATAATGCCCCGCGCAATCGTCCCGAAAGTTGGTACGGCACTGTCGGTGGACTTCTGGAAAACGGCATCCACAAATCCGATCTGATTAATTGGTTCGGCGGCACTGCGATCACTGTCGCTGCTGAGGTCGGCAGTTTTTCTGGGCATGACGATTGGGAAGATTACACCGTCTCCCTCATCCGTTACGATTCCGGAGCGGTCGGTATTTTACGATGGGGGGGCTTCCTCGGGGCACGCGGCACTAACGAAACCATTATTGACGGCTCCGAAGGCTCACTCCGATTAGATATGGCAGCCGATCTCGCTTATCTCAAAAAACGCGGCGAGGACTGGAAAGAAATCGTTCCTGATCGAGATGGACCGCACGGTGTTGTGGGTGAATTGACACATTTTGTCGATTGTGTCCGAGAGAACAGAACCCCGATGATTGACGGTAGGGGTGGAAAACACGCCGTAGAAGTCGTTTTGGCAACCTATGAATCCGCGAAAGAGGGGACCAAGGTCGCGTTGCCGATGGAATAA
- a CDS encoding TVP38/TMEM64 family protein, whose protein sequence is MSKIISRLRSVSVHKKPRIILLLVVLIGFVIGGIYHRRIWEYCLELTAAFQSIETARAYIASYGALAPVVSAILMVFQSVIAPLPAFLITFANGTLFGFWWGSLLSWSSSMVGAAFCFYIARYLGIQRITRLISQPAVEKANDFVEKYGTYAILIARLMPFISFDVISYFAGTTRMRFLGFWIATGIGQMPATLVYSYLGESASPHIKWILFAFGIVIAISIIRWLMRK, encoded by the coding sequence ATGTCTAAAATTATAAGCAGGCTCCGCTCGGTCTCCGTCCACAAAAAGCCTCGTATTATATTATTGCTTGTGGTGCTGATTGGATTCGTGATTGGGGGTATCTACCATAGACGAATTTGGGAGTATTGCCTCGAGCTCACTGCAGCGTTTCAGAGTATTGAGACAGCACGAGCATACATCGCGAGTTATGGTGCCCTCGCGCCTGTTGTATCAGCGATCCTCATGGTCTTTCAGAGCGTCATCGCGCCTTTGCCAGCGTTTCTGATTACCTTTGCAAACGGCACGCTCTTTGGATTTTGGTGGGGCTCACTTTTGTCGTGGAGCAGTTCGATGGTTGGCGCGGCCTTCTGTTTCTATATTGCCCGTTATCTCGGTATCCAACGGATTACGCGGCTCATCAGTCAACCAGCAGTTGAGAAAGCAAACGATTTCGTTGAAAAATATGGCACTTACGCCATTCTTATTGCTCGCTTGATGCCGTTCATCTCTTTTGATGTTATCAGTTATTTTGCAGGGACAACTCGGATGCGGTTTCTCGGATTTTGGATCGCCACCGGGATCGGTCAAATGCCAGCTACCTTGGTGTATTCTTACCTCGGTGAGAGTGCATCGCCACACATCAAATGGATTCTTTTCGCTTTTGGTATCGTCATCGCAATCTCAATTATAAGGTGGCTAATGCGAAAGTAG